In the Sinorhizobium arboris LMG 14919 genome, one interval contains:
- the rplA gene encoding 50S ribosomal protein L1, producing MAKIAKRVQKSREGIDPAKLYGLSEAVTLVKERATAKFDETIEVAMNLGVDPRHADQMVRGVVNLPNGTGRSVRVAVFARGAKADEAKAAGADVVGAEDLVEIVQGGKIEFDRCIATPDMMPLVGRLGKVLGPRGMMPNPKVGTVTMDVAGAVKASKGGAVEFRVEKAGIVHAGIGKASFDAKALEENIRAFADAVIKAKPTGAKGNYVKRVAVSSTMGPGLKVDPATISAA from the coding sequence ATGGCGAAGATTGCAAAGCGTGTACAGAAGTCCCGAGAGGGCATCGACCCGGCGAAGCTCTACGGCCTTTCCGAAGCCGTAACGCTGGTCAAGGAGCGTGCGACGGCGAAGTTCGACGAAACGATCGAAGTCGCGATGAACCTCGGCGTCGATCCGCGCCATGCCGACCAGATGGTCCGTGGCGTGGTCAACCTGCCGAACGGCACCGGCCGCTCGGTTCGCGTCGCCGTGTTCGCCCGTGGTGCGAAGGCTGACGAAGCCAAGGCTGCCGGCGCCGACGTCGTCGGCGCGGAAGACCTCGTCGAGATCGTCCAGGGCGGCAAGATCGAATTCGATCGCTGCATCGCTACCCCGGACATGATGCCGCTCGTCGGCCGTCTCGGTAAGGTTCTCGGCCCCCGCGGCATGATGCCGAACCCGAAGGTCGGCACCGTCACCATGGACGTCGCCGGAGCCGTCAAGGCTTCGAAGGGCGGCGCGGTCGAGTTCCGCGTTGAGAAAGCCGGTATCGTTCACGCCGGCATCGGCAAGGCTTCCTTCGATGCCAAGGCGCTCGAAGAGAACATCCGTGCCTTCGCAGATGCGGTGATCAAGGCGAAGCCGACTGGTGCCAAGGGCAACTACGTCAAGCGCGTGGCTGTTTCCTCGACGATGGGCCCCGGCCTCAAGGTCGATCCGGCAACGATCAGCGCGGCCTGA
- the rplJ gene encoding 50S ribosomal protein L10 yields MERAEKREFVTELNEVFKASGSVVVAHYAGVTVAQMNDFRSKMRAAGGTVRVAKNRLAKIALQGTESEGMIDLFRGQTLIAYSEDPVTAPKVVMDFAKTNDKLVVLGGAMGATTLNAEGVKSLATLPSLDELRAKLLGLINAPATRVATVVAAPASQLARVFSAYAKKDEAA; encoded by the coding sequence GTGGAAAGAGCGGAAAAACGCGAATTCGTCACGGAGCTGAACGAAGTCTTCAAGGCTTCCGGTTCGGTTGTCGTGGCCCACTATGCTGGTGTCACAGTTGCGCAGATGAACGACTTCCGTTCGAAGATGCGCGCTGCTGGCGGCACCGTCAGAGTCGCGAAAAACCGCCTGGCCAAGATCGCTCTTCAGGGCACGGAGTCTGAAGGGATGATCGATCTCTTCAGGGGGCAGACGCTGATTGCTTACAGCGAAGACCCCGTAACGGCTCCGAAGGTCGTCATGGATTTTGCCAAGACCAACGACAAGCTCGTTGTTCTCGGTGGCGCCATGGGGGCAACCACGCTCAACGCTGAAGGTGTCAAGTCGCTTGCGACCCTGCCTTCGCTCGACGAGCTGCGCGCGAAGCTGCTGGGCCTCATCAACGCCCCGGCAACCCGCGTCGCGACGGTTGTCGCAGCACCGGCAAGCCAGCTTGCCCGCGTGTTCTCGGCCTATGCCAAGAAGGACGAAGCCGCCTGA
- the rplL gene encoding 50S ribosomal protein L7/L12: MADLAKIVEDLSSLTVLEAAELSKLLEEKWGVSAAAPVAVAAAGGAAGGAAAAAEEEKTEFDVILTDAGANKINVIKEVRAITGLGLKEAKDLVEGAPKAVKEAVSKAEAADLKKKLEDAGAKVDVK, encoded by the coding sequence ATGGCTGATCTCGCAAAGATCGTTGAAGACCTCTCCTCGCTGACCGTCCTGGAAGCTGCTGAGCTTTCCAAGCTTCTCGAAGAAAAGTGGGGCGTTTCCGCCGCTGCTCCGGTAGCCGTTGCTGCCGCCGGCGGTGCTGCTGGTGGTGCTGCCGCCGCTGCGGAAGAAGAAAAGACCGAGTTCGACGTCATCCTGACGGATGCCGGCGCGAACAAGATCAACGTCATCAAGGAAGTCCGCGCCATCACCGGCCTCGGCCTCAAGGAAGCCAAGGATCTCGTCGAAGGCGCTCCGAAGGCTGTCAAGGAAGCTGTTTCCAAGGCTGAAGCTGCTGACCTCAAGAAGAAGCTCGAAGACGCTGGCGCGAAGGTCGACGTCAAGTAA
- the rpoB gene encoding DNA-directed RNA polymerase subunit beta encodes MAQTLSFNGRRRVRKFFGKIPEVAEMPNLIEVQKASYDQFLMVDEPQGGRPDEGLQAVFKSVFPIKDFSGASMLEFVSYEFEAPKFDVEECRQRDLTYAAPLKVTLRLIVFDIDEDTGAKSIKDIKEQNVYMGDMPLMTDNGTFIVNGTERVIVSQMHRSPGVFFDHDKGKSHSSGKLLFAARVIPYRGSWLDIEFDAKDIVHARIDRRRKIPVTSLLMALGMDGEEILDTFYTKSLYQRDGEGWRVPFQPDALKGQKALADMIDADTGEVVVEGGKKLTPRLLRQLQDKGLKALKATDDDLYGNYLAEDVVNFETGEIYLEAGDEIDEKTLPVILSAGFDEIPVLDIDHINIGAYIRNTLAADKNENRQDALFDIYRVMRPGEPPTMDSAEAMFNALFFDAERYDLSAVGRVKMNMRLDLDVPDTVRTLRKEDILAVVKMLVELRDGKGEIDDIDNLGNRRVRSVGELMENQYRLGLLRMERAIKERMSSIEIDTVMPQDLINAKPAAAAVREFFGSSQLSQFMDQVNPLSEITHKRRLSALGPGGLTRERAGFEVRDVHPTHYGRICPIETPEGPNIGLINSLATFARVNKYGFIESPYRKIVDGKVTNDVVYLSAMEEAKYHVAQANSILDEDGSFSEEFVVCRHAGEVMLAPRDNINLMDVSPKQLVSVAAALIPFLENDDANRALMGSNMQRQAVPLLRAEAPFVGTGMEPVVARDSGAAIAARRGGIVDQVDATRIVIRATEDLDPSKSGVDIYRLQKFQRSNQNTCVNQRPLVTVGDVINKGDIIADGPSTDLGDLALGRNALVAFMPWNGYNYEDSILLSERIVRDDVFTSIHIEEFEVMARDTKLGPEEITRDIPNVSEEALKNLDEAGIVYIGAEVQPGDILVGKITPKGESPMTPEEKLLRAIFGEKASDVRDTSMRMPPGTFGTVVEVRVFNRHGVEKDERAMAIEREEIERLAKDRDDEQAILDRNVYARLVDMLRGHVAVAGPKGFKKGTELSNVVISEYPRSQWWMFAVEDEKAQGEIEALRAQYDESKSRLEQRFMDKVEKVQRGDEMPPGVMKMVKVFVAVKRKIQPGDKMAGRHGNKGVVSRIVPIEDMPFLEDGTHVDVVLNPLGVPSRMNVGQILETHLGWACAGMGKKIGAMLDAYQASGDIAPLRQTIDDVIGSGPKGEPIKQYDDESIIRLAEQTRRGVSIATPVFDGAVEADVNEMLEKAGLKVTGQSTLYDGRTGETFDRQVTVGYIYMLKLNHLVDDKIHARSIGPYSLVTQQPLGGKAQFGGQRFGEMEVWALEAYGAAYTLQEMLTVKSDDVAGRTKVYEAIVRGDDTFEAGIPESFNVLVKEMRSLGLSVELENSKVDDVGATAQLPDAAE; translated from the coding sequence ATGGCTCAGACCCTTTCGTTTAACGGTCGTAGGCGCGTACGCAAGTTTTTTGGTAAAATTCCCGAAGTCGCGGAGATGCCGAACCTCATCGAGGTTCAGAAGGCGTCTTACGACCAGTTCCTCATGGTGGACGAGCCCCAAGGCGGGCGGCCGGACGAGGGGCTTCAAGCCGTTTTCAAATCGGTATTTCCGATAAAGGATTTCTCCGGCGCCTCGATGCTCGAGTTCGTTTCCTACGAATTCGAGGCACCGAAGTTCGACGTCGAGGAGTGCCGCCAGCGTGATCTGACCTATGCGGCACCGCTCAAGGTGACCCTGCGTCTGATCGTGTTCGATATCGATGAGGACACCGGCGCCAAGTCGATCAAGGACATCAAGGAACAGAACGTCTATATGGGCGATATGCCGCTCATGACGGACAACGGCACCTTCATCGTCAACGGCACGGAGCGTGTCATCGTCTCGCAGATGCACCGTTCGCCGGGTGTCTTCTTCGATCATGACAAAGGCAAGAGCCACTCGTCCGGCAAGCTGCTCTTCGCCGCACGCGTGATTCCCTATCGCGGCTCCTGGCTCGATATCGAGTTCGATGCGAAGGACATCGTCCATGCGCGCATCGACCGCCGCCGGAAGATTCCAGTGACGTCGCTTCTGATGGCGCTCGGAATGGACGGCGAGGAAATCCTCGACACCTTTTACACGAAGTCGCTCTATCAGCGCGACGGCGAGGGCTGGCGCGTGCCGTTCCAGCCTGATGCGCTGAAGGGCCAGAAGGCATTGGCCGACATGATCGACGCCGATACTGGCGAGGTTGTGGTCGAGGGCGGCAAGAAGCTGACGCCGCGCCTGCTCCGGCAGCTGCAGGACAAGGGCCTGAAGGCGCTCAAGGCCACGGACGACGATCTTTACGGCAACTACCTCGCCGAGGACGTCGTCAACTTCGAGACCGGCGAGATCTATCTCGAGGCCGGTGACGAGATCGACGAGAAGACGCTTCCGGTCATCCTGTCGGCCGGATTCGACGAGATTCCGGTGCTCGATATCGATCACATCAACATCGGCGCCTATATCCGCAACACGCTTGCGGCCGACAAGAACGAGAACCGCCAGGACGCATTGTTCGACATCTACCGCGTCATGCGCCCGGGTGAGCCGCCGACCATGGATTCGGCCGAAGCCATGTTCAATGCGCTGTTCTTCGATGCCGAGCGCTACGACCTCTCGGCCGTTGGCCGCGTCAAGATGAACATGCGCCTCGATCTGGATGTTCCGGATACGGTTCGCACGCTGCGCAAGGAAGACATCCTGGCCGTCGTCAAGATGCTCGTTGAGCTGCGTGACGGCAAGGGCGAGATCGACGACATCGACAATCTCGGCAACCGCCGTGTCCGCTCGGTCGGCGAGTTGATGGAGAACCAGTATCGCCTGGGTCTCCTGCGCATGGAGCGTGCGATCAAGGAGCGTATGTCCTCGATCGAGATCGACACCGTGATGCCGCAGGACCTCATCAACGCGAAGCCGGCTGCCGCCGCCGTTCGCGAATTCTTCGGCTCCTCGCAGCTCTCGCAGTTCATGGACCAGGTGAACCCGCTTTCGGAAATCACCCATAAGCGCCGCCTTTCGGCACTGGGTCCGGGCGGTCTGACCCGTGAGCGCGCCGGCTTCGAAGTGCGCGACGTGCATCCGACGCATTACGGCCGTATCTGCCCGATCGAAACGCCGGAAGGCCCGAACATCGGTCTGATCAACTCGCTCGCGACCTTCGCCCGCGTCAACAAGTACGGCTTCATCGAGAGCCCGTACCGCAAGATCGTCGACGGCAAGGTGACGAACGACGTCGTCTATCTCTCGGCGATGGAAGAAGCCAAGTATCACGTTGCACAGGCAAACTCGATTCTGGATGAAGACGGATCCTTCTCGGAAGAGTTCGTCGTTTGCCGCCATGCCGGCGAAGTGATGCTGGCGCCGCGCGACAATATCAACCTGATGGACGTTTCGCCGAAGCAGCTCGTCTCGGTCGCGGCCGCGCTCATCCCGTTCCTCGAGAACGATGACGCCAACCGCGCTCTGATGGGCTCGAACATGCAGCGTCAGGCCGTGCCCCTGTTGCGTGCGGAGGCTCCCTTCGTGGGCACCGGCATGGAGCCGGTCGTCGCGCGTGACTCCGGTGCTGCGATCGCTGCCCGCCGCGGCGGCATCGTCGATCAGGTGGACGCGACGCGTATCGTTATCCGCGCCACCGAAGACCTGGACCCGTCCAAGTCGGGCGTCGACATCTACCGTCTGCAGAAGTTCCAGCGCTCCAACCAGAACACCTGCGTCAACCAGCGGCCGCTGGTTACCGTCGGTGACGTCATCAACAAGGGCGATATCATCGCGGACGGTCCGTCGACCGACCTCGGCGATCTGGCGCTTGGCCGCAACGCACTCGTCGCGTTCATGCCCTGGAACGGCTACAACTACGAAGACTCGATCCTGCTCTCCGAGCGTATCGTGCGCGACGACGTCTTCACCTCGATCCACATCGAGGAATTCGAGGTGATGGCGCGCGACACCAAGCTTGGTCCGGAAGAAATCACCCGCGACATTCCGAACGTTTCGGAAGAAGCACTGAAGAATCTGGACGAAGCCGGTATCGTGTACATCGGCGCCGAAGTGCAGCCGGGCGACATCCTGGTCGGCAAGATCACGCCGAAGGGCGAGAGCCCGATGACGCCGGAAGAAAAGCTTCTGCGCGCCATCTTCGGCGAGAAGGCGTCCGACGTTCGCGACACGTCAATGCGCATGCCCCCGGGCACCTTCGGCACGGTCGTCGAAGTGCGCGTCTTCAACCGTCATGGCGTGGAGAAGGACGAGCGCGCGATGGCGATCGAGCGCGAGGAGATCGAGCGTCTTGCGAAGGACCGCGACGACGAACAGGCGATCCTCGACCGCAACGTCTATGCGCGTCTGGTCGACATGCTTCGCGGCCATGTCGCCGTTGCCGGTCCGAAGGGCTTCAAGAAAGGCACCGAGCTCTCGAACGTCGTCATCAGTGAATATCCCCGCTCGCAGTGGTGGATGTTCGCCGTCGAGGACGAGAAGGCTCAGGGCGAGATCGAAGCGCTGCGTGCACAGTATGACGAGTCCAAGTCGCGCCTCGAACAGCGCTTCATGGACAAGGTCGAGAAGGTTCAGCGCGGCGATGAGATGCCTCCGGGCGTCATGAAGATGGTCAAGGTCTTCGTCGCCGTGAAGCGCAAGATCCAGCCCGGCGACAAGATGGCCGGCCGTCACGGCAACAAGGGTGTCGTGTCGCGGATCGTTCCGATCGAAGACATGCCCTTCCTCGAAGACGGCACGCATGTCGACGTGGTGCTGAACCCCCTCGGCGTTCCGTCGCGCATGAATGTCGGCCAGATCCTCGAGACCCATCTCGGCTGGGCTTGCGCCGGCATGGGCAAGAAGATCGGTGCGATGCTCGACGCCTATCAGGCAAGTGGCGACATCGCGCCGCTGCGCCAGACGATCGACGACGTCATCGGATCCGGTCCGAAGGGCGAGCCGATCAAGCAGTACGACGACGAGTCGATCATCCGTCTGGCCGAGCAGACCCGTCGCGGCGTCTCGATCGCAACGCCGGTCTTCGACGGTGCAGTCGAGGCCGACGTCAACGAGATGCTCGAAAAGGCCGGACTCAAGGTTACCGGTCAGTCGACGCTCTATGACGGCCGTACCGGCGAGACTTTCGACCGTCAGGTGACCGTGGGCTACATCTACATGCTGAAGCTCAACCACCTGGTCGATGACAAGATCCACGCTCGTTCGATCGGTCCTTACTCGCTCGTTACCCAGCAGCCGCTGGGCGGCAAGGCGCAGTTCGGCGGTCAGCGCTTCGGCGAGATGGAGGTCTGGGCACTGGAAGCGTACGGTGCCGCCTACACGCTGCAGGAAATGCTGACGGTCAAGTCGGACGACGTGGCCGGTCGCACCAAGGTCTACGAAGCGATCGTCCGCGGCGACGATACCTTCGAAGCGGGGATTCCGGAGAGCTTCAACGTTCTCGTCAAGGAAATGCGCTCGCTGGGCCTCTCGGTCGAGCTGGAGAATTCCAAGGTCGACGATGTCGGTGCCACGGCGCAGCTGCCGGACGCGGCGGAATAA